The sequence below is a genomic window from Lelliottia sp. JS-SCA-14.
CCTGGAAAAAAGGGATCAAAACCCTGTACTACATTCGCCTGCGTCAGCTTGCGCTGGAAGGCACCGAAATTGAAGGCTGCGTGTCCTGCGCGCTGTAAGGAGAAAGGATGAAACTGTCACGCGTCAGTGCCGTTAACTGGAATAAGATCCAGGACGATAAAGATCTGGAGGTGTGGAACCGCCTGACCAGCAACTTCTGGCTACCGGAAAAGGTACCACTCTCCAACGATATTCCGGCGTGGGCGACGCTCAGCCACGCCGAGCAGCAGCTGACCATCCGCGTGTTCACCGGGCTCACGCTGCTCGACACCATTCAGAATACCGTCGGTGCCCCGGCGCTGATGGCCGATTCGCTGACCCCGCACGAAGAGGCGGTGATGTCGAATATCAGCTTTATGGAGGCGGTCCACGCCCGCTCGTACAGCTCGATTTTCTCGACGCTGTGCCAGACCAAAGATGTCGATGCGGCCTATACATGGAGCGAAGAGAGCGCCTCGCTCCAGCGCAAAGCCCAGCTGGTGCTGGAGTATTATCAGGCCGATGAGCCGCTGAAGAAGAAAATCGCCAGCGTGTTTCTGGAATCCTTCCTCTTCTATTCAGGCTTCTGGCTGCCGATGTACTGGTCGAGCCGCGGCAAGCTCACCAATACCGCCGATTTGATTCGCCTGATCATTCGCGATGAAGCGGTACACGGGTATTACATCGGATATAAGTATCAGAAAGGGCTGGAGAAAATTAGCGAAGAGAAGCGCGAAGAGCTGAAAGGTTTTGCCCTTGATTTGCTGATGGATCTCTACGATAACGAGCTGAGCTACACCGAAGAGCTGTATGCGGGCACCGGCTGGGAGGAGGATGTGAAAGCCTTCCTCTGCTACAACGCCAACAAAGCGCTGATGAATCTCGGCTACGAGGCGCTGTTCCCGCCGGAAATGGCGGAGGTGAACCCGGCGATTCTGGCGGCGCTCTCGCCGAATGCCGACGAAAACCACGACTTCTTCTCGGGCTCCGGGTCGTCTTACGTGATGGGTAAGGCGGTGGAGACGGAGGATGAGGACTGGGATTTTTAGCGCGGCGTTGTCCCCTCACCCTAACCCTCTCCCCAAAGGGGAGAGGGGATCGCTCGGTGCGGTCTTTTCTCCCTCGCCCCTTTGGGGAGAGGGGAAAATAACGAATCTGAATTTAATATAAATTCCACTTCCTCCCCCACAAATATCCCCCATCATCTATACTGTAATTCCAGCGTCATATTCTCCTGAATTATTCCGATTCAGAAGAAATTCCCCGACCGCGCGGCAAAAATCTCAGAAAAATTCAACACCCGCTCAGCCCTTTCCTCATGGGAAATTCAGCCGTTTCGCTAACGGCAAAATTCGTGCCATAAGCGGCGCAAGGGTTGTCTCAGATTCTCAGTATGTTAGGGTATGGCCAGTTCATTATTTTTAATGGTATTCATATCGACGCAATCAAATAACGGGAATATTTCTATTGCATGGCAATTAAATTAGAAGTTAAAAATCTATATAAAGTATTTGGCGAGCATCCGCAGCGCGCGTTCAAATATATTGAAAAAGGACTTTCAAAAGAACAAATCCTGGAGAAAACAGGATTATCCCTTGGCGTTAAAGACGCCAGTCTGGCAATTGAAGAAGGCGAGATTTTCGTCATCATGGGATTATCCGGTTCGGGTAAATCGACCATGGTTCGCCTTCTCAATCGCCTGATTGAACCCACCCGCGGACAGGTGCTGATTGATGGCGAAGACATCGCCAAAATATCTGACGCCGAGCTTCGTGAGGTGCGCAGGAAAAAGATAGCGATGGTCTTTCAGTCATTCGCGCTAATGCCACATATGACGGTACTGGATAATACCGCTTTCGGTATGGAATTAGCGGGAATCCCTGCGGCGATTCGTCAGGAAAAAGCGCTGGATGCATTACGTCAGGTGGGGCTGGAAAATTATGCCCACGGCTATCCGGATGAACTTTCTGGCGGGATGCGCCAGCGCGTCGGTTTAGCCCGCGCATTAGCCATCAATCCCGATATTTTATTAATGGATGAAGCCTTCTCGGCGCTCGATCCATTAATTCGTACCGAGATGCAGGATGAGCTGGTAAAACTGCAGGCAAAACATCAGCGAACCGTGGTCTTTATTTCCCACGATCTCGATGAAGCGATGCGTATTGGCGATCGTATTGCCATTATGCAAAACGGCGAAGTGGTGCAGGTCGGTACACCGGATGAAATTCTGAATAATCCGGCCAATGATTATGTTCGTACCTTCTTCCGCGGCGTGGATATTAGCCAGGTGTTTAGCGCCAAGGATATTTCCCGACGTGCGCTGGACGGCATTATTCGTCGCACCCCAGGTTTTGGCCCGCGTTCGGCGCTCAAACTGTTGCAGGATGAAGACCGCGAATATGGCTATGTCATTGAACGCGGGAATAAATTTGTGGGCATTGTCTCCATCGACTCTCTGAAAAAAGCGCTTAGCGAAAACCAGGGAATCGATGCGGCGTTACTCGACGCTCCGCTTGCCGTGGACGCGGAAACGCCGCTCAGCGAGTTGCTCTCTCACGTCGGCCAGGCACCCTGCGCGGTTCCGGTTGTCGGGGAAGAACAACAATACGTCGGCATCATTTCAAAACGCATGTTGCTGCAGGCTTTAGATCGCGAGGGGGCAAACAATGGCTGATCAATCAAACCCGTGGGGAACCACAGAAGCGGCGGATAGCGCCGCACAATCGGCAGATGCGTGGGGCACTTCCGCACCTGCGCCCGCTGACGGCGGCGGTACGGCAGACTGGCTCACCAGCGCGCCCGCTCCGGCACCGGAACATTTCAATATCATGGACCCGTTCCATAAAACCCTGATCCCGCTCGACAGCTGGGTGACCGAGGGCATCGACTGGGTGGTGACCCACTTCCGTCCGGTGTTCCAGGGCATTCGTGTCCCGGTGGATTACATCCTGAACGGCTTCCAGCAGATGATGCTCGGCATGCCCGCGCCTGTCGCTATCGCCCTGTTCGCCCTGATTGCGTGGCAGTTCGGCAGCGCAGGGATGGGTATCGCCACGCTGATTTCACTGATTGTGATTGGCGCGATCGGTGCCTGGTCTCAGGCCATGATCACTCTGGCGCTGGTCCTCACCGCCCTGCTGTTCTGCGTGGTGATCGGCCTGCCGATGGGGATCTGGCTGGCGCGCAGTCCGAGGGCGGCGAAAATTATTCGTCCGTTACTGGATGCGATGCAGACCACACCGGCGTTTGTCTATCTGGTGCCGATTGTCATGCTGTTCGGGATCGGGAACGTGCCGGGTGTGGTCGTGACCATTATCTTCGCCCTGCCGCCGATCATCCGTCTGACCATTCTGGGGATTAACCAGGTGCCGGCCGATCTGATCGAAGCCTCGCGCTCGTTCGGTGCCAGCCCGCGCCAGATGCTGTTCAAAGTGCAGCTCCCGCTCGCGATGCCGACCATTATGGCGGGTGTGAACCAGACGCTGATGCTCGCCCTGTCGATGGTGGTGATCGCCTCGATGATCGCCGTGGGTGGACTCGGTCAGATGGTTCTGCGCGGGATCGGTCGTCTCGATATGGGGCTGGCCACCGTGGGCGGCGTCGGGATCGTGATCCTCGCCATTATTCTTGACCGCCTGACTCAGGCTGTCGGTCGTGACTCACGCAGTCGCGGCAACCGCCGCTGGTACAGCACCGGCCCGGTCGGGTTGTTAACCCGTCCATTCATTAAATAAGGAACAACGATGCGACATAACATCCTTTTTGCCACAGCGTTTGCCACCCTTGTCTCCACCAGCGCATTCGCCGCTGATCTGCCGGGCAAAGGCATGACCGTTCAACCGGTTCAGAGCACTATTTCGGAAGAGTCCTTCCAGACCCTTCTCGTCAGCCGCGCGCTGGAGAAGCTGGGCTACACGGTGAATAAGCCGAGCGAAGTGGATTACAACGTGGGTTACACCTCGATTGCCTCTGGCGATGCCACCTTTACCGCCGTGAACTGGCAGCCTCTGCATGATGATATGTATGCCGCAGCGGGCGGGAGTAAGAAGTTTTACCGCGAAGGCACCTTCGTGACCGGTGCGGCGCAGGGTTATTTGGTCGACAAAAAAACCGCCGATAAATATCACATCACCAACGTTGAGCAGTTGAAAGATCCGAAGATCGCCAAACTGTTCGACACCAACGGTGACGGCAAAGCCGACATGATGGGCTGTTCGCCGGGCTGGGGCTGTGAAGCGGTGATTAATCACCAGAACAAAGCCTTCGATCTGGAGAAGACCGTCGACGTCAGCCACGGGAACTACTCCGCAATGATGGCCGATACCATCGCCCGCTTTAAAGAAGGCAAACCGGTGATCTACTACACCTGGACGCCGTACTGGGTGAGCGACGTGCTGAAACCGGGTAAAGATGTGGTCTGGCTGCAGGTGCCATTCTCGTCTCTGCCAGGCGAACAGAAGGACATCGATACCAAACTGCCGAACGGCATGAACTACGGGTTCCCGGTGAACACCATGCACATCGTCGCCAACAAAGCCTGGGCTGAGAAAAACCCGGCGGCAGCGAAACTGTTCTCGGTGATGAAACTGCCCCTGGCGGATATCAACGCGCAGAACGCGATGATGCACGAAGGCAAATCGTCTGAAGCGGATGTTCAGGGTCACGTTGACGGCTGGATCAAAGCCCACCAGCAGCAGTTCGACGGCTGGGTGAATGAGGCGCTGAGCGCGCAGAAGTAAGGTTTTCCCCTCTTCCAAAGGGAGAGGGGGATTAGGTTCCCTCTCCCCGTGGGAGAGGGTTAGGGTGAGGGCATCAGGCCGCACAATCTCACCCTCCCAACCCTAAACCGCACAAACCACCACGCAACAAATCCCCAACATTCACATTCATCCGTTATGATGGTTTCTGAAAAAATAATCACTTAACTTACGATTGTTGAACCCCATGACAAAAACATCTCAAGGGCTTAGCCCGGCACTTATTCTGCTCATGTCCGTGGCAACCGGCCTGGCGGTGGCCAGTAACTACTATGCGCAGCCCCTGCTCGACACTATCGCCCGCGCCTTTTCTCTCTCGGCCAGTTCAGCCGGATTTATTGTCACCGCCGCCCAGCTTGGCTATGCCGCGGGGCTGCTGTTCCTCGTGCCGCTGGGCGATATGTTTGAACGCCGCAGATTAATCGTCTCGATGACGCTGCTGGCCGCAGGCGGGATGTTGATCACCGCCTCCAGCCAGTCGCTGGGGATGATGATCCTCGGTACGGCCCTGACCGGGCTGTTCTCGGTGGTGGCGCAAATCCTCGTCCCGCTGGCCGCCACCCTCGCGGCTCCGGAAAAGCGCGGGAAAGTCGTTGGCACGATCATGAGCGGCCTGCTGCTGGGGATTTTGCTGGCGCGTACCGTGGCCGGGCTGCTGGCGAGTCTCGGCGGCTGGCGGACGGTCTACTGGGTCGCCAGCGTGTTAATGGTGGTGATGGCCTTTGCCCTGTGGCGCGGCCTACCAAAAGTGAAGCAGGAAAACCATCTCAACTATCCTCAGCTTCTCGGTTCGGTTTTCAGCCTGTTCACCCAGGATAAACTCCTGCGCACCCGCGCGCTGCTGGGCTGTTTCACTTTTGCCAACTTCAGCATTTTGTGGACCTCGATGGCCTTCCTGCTGGCCTCACCGCCATTCAACTATTCCGAAGGGGTGATTGGCCTGTTCGGTCTTGCGGGTGCGGCCGGTGCGCTGGGGGCACGTCCTGCCGGGGGGCTGGCGGATAAAGGTAAATCCCATCTGACGACGTCTGCCGGGCTGGTCCTGCTGCTGCTCTCGTGGGCGGCAATCTGGTACGGGCATATCTCGGTGCTGTCGCTGATTGTCGGAATTCTGGTTCTCGACCTGACGGTTCAGGGCGTGCATATCACCAACCAGACGGTGATCTACCGGGTGAAACCTGAGGCGCGTAACCGCCTGACCGCCGGTTACATGACCAGCTACTTTATTGGCGGTGCGGCGGGCTCGCTGATTTCAGCTTCCGCGTGGCAGCACGCGGGCTGGACGGGGGTTTGCGTGGTGGGTACGGTTGTCGCCGCCATCAACCTGCTCATCTGGTGGCGCGGATATCACCAGCAGGAAGCCATTATCTAAGCTTTACATCGGTTTGGGGCGACTTAGGGTGTTAAGCAGCCCCACACTCTGTTAAGGTGAGCGTAATTATTTATCCCAGAAATTTTACTGTGGGTGACATATTAGATTACCGCATGAAAAGTTTAGACCTGGTGGCTTCACCACTCCCCTGCAGATCGCTGACATCTCCATCCCGTTTGAAACTTCATGCTGTTTCGCATCACCCGACCCCGTCTTTCATGGGCGTTTGCCCTTCCTTTTCTGTGCTTACCGGGTCACGGACTCACCCGGCACTTTCTGACAGTGATATCAGTTTGGCGGATATAACCGCACAAATAATTCATTTACATTATTTGTCACTGTCGTTACTATATCGACTGTAATTAATGAGGTCATACCCAAATGGATAGTTCGTTTACGCCCATTGAACAAATGCTTAAATTTCGCGCCAGTCGTTATGAGGACTTCCCTTATCAGGAGATCCTGTTAACCCGCCTGTGCATGCACATGCAGGGTAAACTGCTGGATAACCGCAATAAGATGCTGAAAGCTCAAGGGATTAACGAGACGTTGTTTATGGCGTTGATTACCCTGGAGTCTCAGGAAGATCACAGCATTCAGCCTTCGGAGCTGAGCTGCGCGCTGGGTTCGTCCCGTACCAACGCGACCCGCATCGCCGATGAGCTGGAAAAACGCGGCTGGATTGAGCGCCGTGAAAGCGACAACGACCGCCGTTGTCTGCATCTGCAATTGACCGACAAAGGTCACGAATTCCTGCGCGGGGTGCTTCCACCTCAGCACAACTGTCTGCATCAACTTTGGTCTGCCCTGAGCACCACCGAACGCGATCAGCTCGAGCACATCACTCGCAAGCTTCTCACCCGTCTGGATCAGATGGATGAAGAAGGCGCCATTCTTGAGGCGCTGAGCTAACGCGACGACACGCTCAACCATCCAGATTTAATAAAAAAATTGATAGGCCAGCACGTCACACTGCTGGCCTTTCTGACAACAGGTCGGCTCAGCCGATGTGAAAATAAGAAGATCGTGGAGAACTACAATGAGCGCAAATGCGGAGAACACTCCCCCGCAGCAACCGGTCAACACTAAGAAAGGCAAACGCAAGAGCGCCCTTCTGCTGCTGACTTTGCTCTTTATTATTATTGCCGTGGCATATGGGATCTATTGGTTTTTAGTACTGCGTCATATTGAAGAAACCGATGACGCATACGTGGCAGGGAACCAGGTTCAGATTATGGCGCAGGTGTCGGGCAGCGTGACGAAAGTCTGGGCTGACAATACCGACTTTGTGCAGAAAGGGGATGTGCTGGTCACGCTCGATCCGACCGATGCCCAGCAGGCGTTTGAAAAAGCGCAGACTCAGCTGGCCGCCAGCGTGCGTCAAACCCGCCAGTCGATGATCAACAGCAAACAGCTGCAGGCGAGCATCGACGTGCAGAAAACCGCACTGGCTCAGGCCCAGAGCGACCTCAACCGTCGCGTGCCGCTCGGCACCGCCAACCTGATTGGCCGTGAAGAGCTGCAACACGCCCGTGACGCCGTGGCCAGCGCGCAGGCGCAGCTCGACGTGGCGATCCAGCAGTACAACGCCAATCAGGCGATGATTCTGGGCACCAATCTGGAAGAACAGCCTGCCGTGAAACAGTCGGCAACCGAAGTGCGTAACGCATGGCTCGCCCTGCAGCGTACCAAGATTGTCAGCCCGATGACCGGCTATGTTTCGCGCCGCTCCGTTCAGCCTGGCGCCCAGATAAGCCCGACAACGCCGCTGATGGCGGTGGTTCCGGCCTCCAATCTGTGGGTGGATGCGAACTTCAAAGAGACGCAGCTGGCCCACATGCGTATTGGCCAGACCGCGACTATCGTCAGTGATATCTACGGCGATGACGTGAAGTACACCGGTAAAGTGGTCGGTCTGGATATGGGGACCGGCAGTGCCTTCTCCCTGCTGCCTGCGCAGAACGCCACCGGGAACTGGATCAAAGTGGTTCAGCGTCTACCTGTGCGTATCGAACTGGATGGCAAACAGCTCACCGATCACCCGCTGCGCATCGGTCTGTCGACCCTCGTCACCGTGGATACCGCTAATCGCGACGGTCAGATGCTGGCGAACCAGGTTCGCACTCATCCGGCCTATGAAAGCAACGCCCGTGAAATCAGCCTTGATCCGGTCAACAAGCTGATTGACGACATCGTGAAAGCGAACGCCGGTTAATCCGAAGGTGAGCGGTATGCAACAGCAAAAACCGCTGGAGGGGGCGCAGCTGGTCATTATGACCATTGCGCTGTCGCTGGCGACATTCATGCAGGTGCTGGACTCCACCATCGCAAACGTGGCGATCCCGACCATCGCCGGTAACCTCGGCTCATCCCTGAGCCAGGGGACCTGGGTGATCACCTCGTTTGGGGTCGCGAATGCGATCTCCATTCCGATTACCGGCTGGCTGGCGAAGCGCGTCGGGGAAGTTCGGCTGTTCCTGTGGTCAACGGTGTTGTTCGTCATCGCCTCCTGGGCGTGTGGCATGTCCAACAGCCTGACGATGCTGATCTTCTTCCGCGTGATCCAGGGGATTGTGGCCGGGCCGTTAATCCCGCTGTCGCAAAGTCTGCTGCTGAATAACTACCCGCCCGCCAAGCGCTCTATCGCGCTTGCGCTGTGGTCAATGACGGTGATTGTCGCCCCGATTTGCGGGCCGATTCTCGGCGGGTATATCAGCGATAACTACCACTGGGGCTGGATCTTCTTCATCAACGTACCAATCGGTGCAGCGGTGGTGTTGATGACGCTGCAGTCGTTGCGCGGTCGGGAAACCAAAACCGAACAGCGGCGTATCGACGGCGTGGGACTGGCGCTGCTGGTGCTAGGGATTGGTAGCCTGCAGATTATGCTCGACCGGGGTAAAGAGCTGGACTGGTTTGCCTCGCAGGAGATTATCGTGCTCACCGTCGTCGCGGTGGTGGCGATCAGCTTCCTGATTGTCTGGGAGCTGACGGACGATAACCCGATCGTCGATCTCTCGCTCTTCAAGTCGCGAAACTTCACCATCGGCTGCCTGTGTATCAGTCTCGCCTATATGCTCTACTTCGGCGCGATCGTTCTGCTGCCGCAGCTGTTGCAGGAGGTATACGGCTACACCGCAACCTGGGCGGGTCTGGCCTCTGCGCCAGTCGGTCTGATTCCGGTCCTGCTGTCGCCGATTATTGGTCGCTTTGCCCATAAGCTCGACATGCGTCGACTGGTCACATTCAGCTTTATTATGTATGCGGTGTGCTTCTACTGGCGTGCGTATACGTTCGAACCGGGAATGGACTTTGGCGCGTCCGCGTGGCCGCAGTTTATTCAGGGCTTTGCCGTGGCGTGCTTCTTTATGCCACTCACCACCATCACCCTGTCGGGACTTCCGCCAGAGCGAATGGCGGCGGCATCGAGTCTGTCGAACTTCACCCGTACGCTGGCGGGCTCCATCGGGACGTCGATTACCACGACGCTGTGGACGAACCGCGAGTCGTTGCATCACGCGCAGTTGACCGAGTCGGTGAACGCCTTCAACCCGAATGCCCAGCAGATGTATTCCCAGCTGGAAGGTATGGGGATGACGGAGCAGCAGGCGTCGGGCTGGATTGCCCAGCAGATCACCAACCAGGGGCTGATTATCTCTGCCAACGAGATTTTCTGGTTCTCCGCAGGGATATTTATCCTGCTGCTGGGGCTGATCTGGTTTGCCAAACCGCCGTTCGGCGCGGGCGGTGGCGGCGGTGGCGCGCACTAACCTGGCGCCTCGCCGGAAAAGTTGTCCGTTTCGCGACAGCTTCTGTCAGTTCTGATAAAGCAGCGCTCCTGAAATCGCTTCACGATAGTGAAAAGACAACAGGAGCGCATCATGCTGAAACACCCCGCACAAAAATATCAACCTTATCCCCCGATCTCCCTGCCCGACCGCCGCTGGCCGGAGCAACGTATCACCCATGCTCCACGCTGGCTCTCCACCGATTTGCGCGACGGGAATCAGGCGCTGGCCGAGCCGATGGACATCGCGCGCAAGCTGCAGTTCTGGGAGTTACTCCTCGGCTGCGGTTTTAAAGAGATCGAAGTCGCCTTCCCGTCCGCCTCGCAGACCGATTTCAATTTTGTTCGCCAGCTCATTGAAGAAAATCGTATTCCCGACGATGTCACTATTCAGGTGCTCACCCAGGCGCGGGAAGATTTGATTGTCCGCACCTTCGAATCATTGCGCGGCGCGAAACGGGCGACCATCCATCTGTACAACGCCACCGCCCCGCTGTTCCGCCGCCTGGTGTTTGGCATGGATAAGGCGCAGATTGTTGAGCTCGCCGTGCGCTCGACGCGCCAGATCCGCACCTTGTGCGAGGAGAACCCGGACACACTCTGGCAGTACGAATACTCCCCGGAAACCTTCTGTTTTACCGAACCGGAATTTGCGCTGGAGATTTGCGAAGCCGTCGCGGAGATCTGGCAGCCGTGCGCCGAGCGGCCGATGATCCTCAACCTGCCTGCCACCGTGGAAGTCAGCACGCCGAATGTTTACGCTGATCAGATTGAGTATTTTTGTCGTCACTTTAGCCGCCGGAGCGAGGTGTGTATTAGCGTTCACCCGCATAACGATCGCGGCACGGGTGTCGCCAGCGCGGAGCTGGCGGTGATGGCGGGAGCCGACCGCGTGGAAGGTTGCCTGTTCGGTAACGGCGAGCGCACGGGGAATGTCTGCCTGGTGACGCTGGCGATGAATTTGTACAGCCAGGGCGTGAGCCCCCGTCTGGATTTCAGCAACATGACGCAGGCGGTTGAGGTGGTGGAGAGCTGCAATCAGCTGCCCGTTCACCCGCGCCATCCATGGGCGGGCAGTCTGGCGTATACCGCCTTTTCCGGCTCCCATCAGGATGCGATTAAAAAAGGCTTTGATGCCCGTCAACCGGACGAGCGCTGGGAGATGCCCTATCTGCCCGTCGATCCGCAGGATATCGGCTGCTCCTATGAAGCGGTGATCCGGGTGAACAGCCAGTCGGGCAAAAGCGGCAGCGCGTGGCTGATCGAGCAAAACCACGGACTCAAACTGCCCCGCGCCCTGCAGCAGGATTTCAGCCAGCACGTGCAGCAGGAGACCGACAGCCACGGCAAAGAGATGACGCAAAACGCCCTGTGGCAGCTGTTCCGCGCGCGTTACGGCCTGGTAGCGACGCCGCATTTTGCCCTGCAAAGTTACCGGAGCGAGAGCCAGCAGGACGGCCAGCAGCGCCTGACCGCGACTGTCGCCGTCGAGGGCGGTACGCGTCAGCTTGAGGGTCAGGGGAATGGTCTGTTATCGGCGGCGGCCAGCGGAATCAGTCGCTGGCTGAACACGCCGTTTGTGATTAAGGATTATCACGAGCACTCGCTGGGGGCGCGCAGCGACAGCCGTTCGGTGGCGTACATTCGCTGTCTGTTCCAGGACGGCAGCAGCCGCTGGGGTGTCGGGATTGATAACGACGTAGCGCGCGCCTCGCTTCAGGCGTTGCTCAACGCCGTCGGCTAAGCATTCCTGAAATAGTCGCTGGGTGAGATCCCCATCACCCGGCGAAACATCGCCGTGAACGCGCTGTGGCTGCCGTAGCCCAGATCGAGCGCCACGCGCAGGACCGGCTGGCCCTGCGCCAGCCGAACCAGCGCCTCCAGCAGGCGCGCCCGCCGCGTCCATTCTCCGAAACTTAATCCGGTTTGCTGCTGAAAATGACGGTTCAGGGTGCGCTCGCTCATGCTGGTGAGGCTCGCGGCCTGCGCGCTGCTCCAGTGATTTTCCGGCGCACTGCGGATCTGCTGACACAGCTGGCGCAGCACGTCCGTTCCCGGTTCAGGCAAGCAGAATGGCAGTACCGGCATCAGGCGGATTTCATCAAGGATCAGCTCATAGATGCGCTCATGGCGACTGCCGGGGGAATACGATTCGGGGAGATCAAAGGCGCTGACGATCAGTTCCCGCAGTAAAGGGGAGATCTGGACGATCTGGCATGACGCGGGCAGATCGGCGCGGGCCAGGGGATCGATAAACAGCGTTCGTGCCGCAACGTTGCCGGTGATGCGTATCGCGTGCGGCGTCCCGGCGGGCAGCCAGACGCCGCGCCCGGGTGGCACGACCCAACATCCGGCCGCCGTATCAACGCGCACCACGCCGCTCAGGCTGTGCAGCAGCTGGGCGCAGTCGTGCTGGTGCCAGGGCTCGCTGTCGCCATTTTGATAATCATGGGCGAAAGGAACCAGCGGGCGATGGGCAAAGGAGAACGTTGAGGTTGTGGTCATAGGGTTTCGCAGGAGGGAGGCGTGGGTTCCGTGCGGTGTTTGTGCCGGGTGGCGGCTGCGCCTTACCCGGCCTACGGGTTCGGCGCGGGATTCGGGCCGTTGTAGGCCCGGTAAGCGCAGCGCCACCGGGCATCGGCTGGCACCCTGCTAGATGTGCAATTCCTGCAGCTTTTCTTTCGGCAGCGCCAGCTCTTCGTTGCTGTTCACGCGAACGTCACGATCGATGATGTGACGCGCGATCTCCTGCGCCTCTTCCAGAGAGTGCATCTGATAAGTGCCGCACTGGTAGATGTTCAGCTCAGGGATCTGGTTCTGCTCTTTCACTTTCAGCACGTCGGCCATCGCCGCTTTCCAGGCATCCGCCACGCGCGTTTCATCTGGCTGACCAATCAGGCTCATGTAGAAACCGGTACGGCAGCCCATCGGGGAGATGTCGATGATTTCCACGCCGTTACCGTTCAAATGATCGCGCATGAAACCGGCGAACAGGTGCTCCAGGGTGTGAATACCTTTTTCTGGCATCACTTCTTTGTTCGGCACGCAGAAACGCAGGTCGAATACGGTGATTGTGTCGCCGTGCGGGGTATGCATGGTCTTCGCAACACGGACAGCAGGTGCTTCCATACGGGTGTGGTCGACTGTGAAGCTATCTAATAACGGCATACGTCACCTCCGATAGTGATTATTTTTAAAATAAAATGAACTCTTTGTTTCCCTGCGCGTCTGAGTATATGAAAGACGCGCATTTGTTATCATCATCCCTGATTTCAGAGATGTATATTTTGGCCACAGCGATGTGGCCTTTTTCTTTTCTGTCAGGCGTTCTTCGCCAGAAACTCATCAAACGACTCGGTATCCGCAGCTTCCACTTCACGCTGACGCACCACTGATGCCTCACGCTCTGCCACGAAATCCTCTTCGCTTAAGACTTCCAGCGGCTCCTGCTGCAGCATGTCGCGATACTGCGCGGCAAGCGAACGGCCGGTTCCACCGATACCTTGATCAATCATAGAACGCAGAATGCGCGCTGA
It includes:
- the nrdF gene encoding class 1b ribonucleoside-diphosphate reductase subunit beta, giving the protein MKLSRVSAVNWNKIQDDKDLEVWNRLTSNFWLPEKVPLSNDIPAWATLSHAEQQLTIRVFTGLTLLDTIQNTVGAPALMADSLTPHEEAVMSNISFMEAVHARSYSSIFSTLCQTKDVDAAYTWSEESASLQRKAQLVLEYYQADEPLKKKIASVFLESFLFYSGFWLPMYWSSRGKLTNTADLIRLIIRDEAVHGYYIGYKYQKGLEKISEEKREELKGFALDLLMDLYDNELSYTEELYAGTGWEEDVKAFLCYNANKALMNLGYEALFPPEMAEVNPAILAALSPNADENHDFFSGSGSSYVMGKAVETEDEDWDF
- the proV gene encoding glycine betaine/L-proline ABC transporter ATP-binding protein ProV gives rise to the protein MAIKLEVKNLYKVFGEHPQRAFKYIEKGLSKEQILEKTGLSLGVKDASLAIEEGEIFVIMGLSGSGKSTMVRLLNRLIEPTRGQVLIDGEDIAKISDAELREVRRKKIAMVFQSFALMPHMTVLDNTAFGMELAGIPAAIRQEKALDALRQVGLENYAHGYPDELSGGMRQRVGLARALAINPDILLMDEAFSALDPLIRTEMQDELVKLQAKHQRTVVFISHDLDEAMRIGDRIAIMQNGEVVQVGTPDEILNNPANDYVRTFFRGVDISQVFSAKDISRRALDGIIRRTPGFGPRSALKLLQDEDREYGYVIERGNKFVGIVSIDSLKKALSENQGIDAALLDAPLAVDAETPLSELLSHVGQAPCAVPVVGEEQQYVGIISKRMLLQALDREGANNG
- the proW gene encoding glycine betaine/L-proline ABC transporter permease ProW, which encodes MADQSNPWGTTEAADSAAQSADAWGTSAPAPADGGGTADWLTSAPAPAPEHFNIMDPFHKTLIPLDSWVTEGIDWVVTHFRPVFQGIRVPVDYILNGFQQMMLGMPAPVAIALFALIAWQFGSAGMGIATLISLIVIGAIGAWSQAMITLALVLTALLFCVVIGLPMGIWLARSPRAAKIIRPLLDAMQTTPAFVYLVPIVMLFGIGNVPGVVVTIIFALPPIIRLTILGINQVPADLIEASRSFGASPRQMLFKVQLPLAMPTIMAGVNQTLMLALSMVVIASMIAVGGLGQMVLRGIGRLDMGLATVGGVGIVILAIILDRLTQAVGRDSRSRGNRRWYSTGPVGLLTRPFIK
- the proX gene encoding glycine betaine/L-proline ABC transporter substrate-binding protein ProX; the protein is MRHNILFATAFATLVSTSAFAADLPGKGMTVQPVQSTISEESFQTLLVSRALEKLGYTVNKPSEVDYNVGYTSIASGDATFTAVNWQPLHDDMYAAAGGSKKFYREGTFVTGAAQGYLVDKKTADKYHITNVEQLKDPKIAKLFDTNGDGKADMMGCSPGWGCEAVINHQNKAFDLEKTVDVSHGNYSAMMADTIARFKEGKPVIYYTWTPYWVSDVLKPGKDVVWLQVPFSSLPGEQKDIDTKLPNGMNYGFPVNTMHIVANKAWAEKNPAAAKLFSVMKLPLADINAQNAMMHEGKSSEADVQGHVDGWIKAHQQQFDGWVNEALSAQK
- a CDS encoding MFS transporter, giving the protein MTKTSQGLSPALILLMSVATGLAVASNYYAQPLLDTIARAFSLSASSAGFIVTAAQLGYAAGLLFLVPLGDMFERRRLIVSMTLLAAGGMLITASSQSLGMMILGTALTGLFSVVAQILVPLAATLAAPEKRGKVVGTIMSGLLLGILLARTVAGLLASLGGWRTVYWVASVLMVVMAFALWRGLPKVKQENHLNYPQLLGSVFSLFTQDKLLRTRALLGCFTFANFSILWTSMAFLLASPPFNYSEGVIGLFGLAGAAGALGARPAGGLADKGKSHLTTSAGLVLLLLSWAAIWYGHISVLSLIVGILVLDLTVQGVHITNQTVIYRVKPEARNRLTAGYMTSYFIGGAAGSLISASAWQHAGWTGVCVVGTVVAAINLLIWWRGYHQQEAII
- the mprA gene encoding transcriptional repressor MprA, which encodes MDSSFTPIEQMLKFRASRYEDFPYQEILLTRLCMHMQGKLLDNRNKMLKAQGINETLFMALITLESQEDHSIQPSELSCALGSSRTNATRIADELEKRGWIERRESDNDRRCLHLQLTDKGHEFLRGVLPPQHNCLHQLWSALSTTERDQLEHITRKLLTRLDQMDEEGAILEALS